The Oreochromis niloticus isolate F11D_XX linkage group LG15, O_niloticus_UMD_NMBU, whole genome shotgun sequence genome includes a region encoding these proteins:
- the LOC100699354 gene encoding creatine kinase B-type, which yields MPFGNTHNKLKLKYTAEQEYPDLSQHNNHMAKVLTSEMYANLRDKETSSGFTLDDVIQTGVDNPGHPFIMTVGCVAGDEETYEVFKDLMDPVIEDRHGGYKPTDKHKTDLNPDNLQGGDDLDPNYVLSSRVRTGRSIRGFCLPPHCSRGERRTIENLSIETLASLEGDLKGKYYALKNMTEEEQQQLIDDHFLFDKPVSPLLLASGMARDWPDGRGIWHNDNKTFLVWVNEEDHLRVISMQKGGNMREVFTRFCTGLTKIEELFKERGHEFMWNEHLGYILTCPSNLGTGLRAGVHVKLPNVSKHEKFGEILKRLRLQKRGTGGVDTAAVGGVFDISNADRLGFSEVELVQMVVDGVNLLVEMEKRLEAGESIDDMMPEQK from the exons ATGCCTTTTGGAAACACCCACAACAAGTTGAAGCTGAAGTACACGGCGGAGCAGGAGTACCCCGACCTCAGCCAGCACAACAACCACATGGCCAAGGTGCTCACGTCCGAAATGTACGCCAACCTGAGGGACAAGGAGACGTCCAGCGGATTCACCCTGGACGATGTCATCCAGACTGGCGTTGACAACCCAG GTCATCCGTTTATCATGACTGTGGGCTGTGTGGCCGGAGACGAGGAGACGTATGAAGTGTTTAAAGACCTGATGGATCCAGTGATCGAAGACCGCCACGGAGGATACAAACCAACAGACAAACACAAGACGGACCTGAACCCTGACAACCTCCAG GGTGGAGATGATCTGGATCCAAACTATGTGCTCAGCTCTCGGGTTCGCACAGGACGCAGCATCCGTGGCTTCTGTCTGCCGCCACACTGCAGCCGTGGAGAGCGACGCACTATTGAGAACCTCTCCATTGAAA CTCTGGCCTCCTTGGAAGGAGACCTGAAGGGGAAGTACTATGCTCTGAAGAACATGacagaggaggagcagcagcaactcATTGATGACCACTTCCTGTTTGATAAGCCTGTCTCCCCGCTGCTGCTGGCGTCCGGTATGGCCCGTGATTGGCCCGACGGCCGTGGCATCTG GCACAATGACAATAAGACATTCCTGGTTTGGGTGAACGAGGAGGATCATCTGCGTGTCATCAGCATGCAGAAAGGAGGAAACATGAGGGAGGTGTTCACCCGCTTCTGCACTGGCCTCACCAAG ATCGAGGAACTGTTTAAGGAGCGAGGTCATGAATTCATGTGGAACGAGCACCTGGGCTACATCCTCACCTGCCCATCCAACCTGGGCACCGGCCTGCGAGCTGGCGTCCACGTCAAGCTGCCAAACGTGAGCAAGCACGAGAAGTTCGGCGAGATCTTGAAGCGGCTGCGGCTGCAGAAGCGAGGAACAG GTGGTGTGGACACCGCAGCAGTGGGTGGAGTCTTTGACATCTCCAACGCGGATCGCCTGGGTTTCTCAGAGGTGGAGTTGGTGCAGATGGTGGTGGATGGCGTTAACTTGCTGGTGGAGATGGAGAAGCGGCTGGAGGCCGGAGAGAGCATCGATGACATGATGCCTGAACAGAAGTGA
- the LOC100698014 gene encoding photoreceptor outer segment membrane glycoprotein 2 has protein sequence MAVGKVTFTKVEREKLAEVLCLLNWISVVTGTILFGLGLFLRVEIQKWQEVMSEQGILYVPHMLITTGLAACCINFFGGKICLDCADTNKFLRWKLVMMPYIICTFFFTSCILAGALMCYGIRSQMEESLFMGLRNAMRYYKDTDTPGRCNLKRTVDLLQIQFQCCGNTGYRDWFQIQWISSRYLDMSSSAVVDRMRSNVEGKYLMDGVPFSCCSTFSPWPCIQHHLSTSSTQDEQSRQLNLWRRGCRQALLDHYTGIMQSIGLTVLLIWLFELLVLTGVRYLQTAMENVLRLGDPESESDGWFLENSLAETARSNFNIIKNLGKCYQVDDDPNINVPTAAAEEELPSQQVQVLVTS, from the exons ATGGCAGTTGGGAAGGTGACATTTACCAAGGTGGAGAGAGAGAAGCTAGCTGAGGTTCTCTGTCTGCTTAATTGGATTTCTGTAGTGACAGGAACTATCCTCTTTGGCCTTGGCTTGTTCCTCAGAGTAGAGAttcaaaaatggcaagaagTGATGTCGGAGCAGGGAATCCTCTATGTGCCACATATGCTGATCACCACAGGACTAGCAGCCTGCTGCATCAACTTTTTCGGTGGCAAGATCTGCCTGGACTGCGCCGACACCAACAAGTTCCTGCGCTGGAAGCTGGTGATGATGCCGTACATCATATGCAccttcttcttcacctcttgCATCCTAGCAGGGGCACTCATGTGCTATGGCATTCGCAGCCAAATGGAGGAATCCCTGTTTATGGGCCTGAGGAATGCCATGCGATACtacaaagacacagacactCCGGGCCGCTGCAACCTGAAGAGAACTGTGGACCTACTGCAGATCCAGTTCCAGTGCTGTGGGAACACAGGATACCGAGACTGGTTCCAGATCCAGTGGATCAGTAGCCGCTACCTGGACATGAGCAGCAGTGCTGTGGTAGA TCGTATGAGGAGTAATGTGGAGGGGAAGTACCTGATGGACGGTGTTCccttcagctgctgcagcacCTTCTCCCCTTGGCCCTGCATCCAGCACCATCTCAGCACCAGCTCAACCCAAGACGAGCAAAGCCGGCAGCTGAACCTGTGGAGGCGGGGCTGCCGACAGGCCCTGCTGGACCACTACACCGGCATCATGCAGTCAATCGGCCTCACCGTGCTGCTCATCTGGCTTTTTGAG CTGCTGGTTCTGACAGGTGTCCGTTATCTGCAGACGGCCATGGAGAACGTTCTCCGGCTGGGTGATCCAGAGTCGGAATCAGATGGTTGGTTTCTGGAAAACAGCCTGGCAGAAACGGCCCGGTCCAATTTTAACATTATTAAGAACCTGGGAAAGTGTTACCAGGTCGACGACGACCCAAACATCAACGTCCCGACTGCTGCTGCAGAGGAGGAACTGCCATCACAGCAGGTCCAAGTCCTCGTGACCAGCTAG